In a genomic window of Brassica rapa cultivar Chiifu-401-42 chromosome A10, CAAS_Brap_v3.01, whole genome shotgun sequence:
- the LOC103846620 gene encoding IRK-interacting protein: protein MASSETKMNKGREKEEAIANGVKMRALQAGLMQKSSPSSTYNSIRIPSSSSPASRPLPNLSAHDYPVFTPSYEDEPVSAFHHKNLTLSETWDESGVGLVEGDEEQDLKHTYHSDSYKTSTSRKTLTPQQDSHVYTMSDALRSPPPLHFYTTGRSNCGGSVDFRSVSSCNEYKQRGFDTKSLKSSNLVVPLTDSHSVVVASQTRNRGGRVMSWLFPKLKRKQKSSNSIFNSPSRTERSEEVSHEVLKDSGSSGVEKLKRELMEANRSRDAALTQVEEMKSSLGEFNEKLQYLESYCDSLKKALRQATEVVSQENSNKAVKKTNSEMPVSEEVMVEGFLQIVSESRLSIKQFLKTLVTEIDEEDTTLMSNLNALLQPYNLSFTSKYSKIIQYHLESIISQTIYQDFENCVFQKNGKPKLLDPEQERQANFSSFASLRNLSWNEVLKKGTKYYSEEFSSFCDEKMSLIITTLKWTRPWSEQMLQAFFVAAKCVWLLHLLAFSFRPALGILRVEENRVFESSYMEDMGGGDRERMQRSSASRGQGRVKVMVMPGFYIQDRVLRCKVLCRYKSLG from the exons atgGCTTCTTCTGAAACAAAAATGAACAAGggaagagaaaaagaagaagccatAGCAAACGGTGTGAAGATGAGGGCACTTCAAGCTGGTCTTATGCAGAAGTCAAGCCCTTCCTCTACTTACAACAGTATCAGAAtcccttcttcatcttctccagcTTCTCGTCCTCTCCCCAACCTCTCTGCTCATGACTATCCTGTTTTCACTCCT AGCTATGAAGATGAGCCTGTATCTGCATTTCATCACAAGAATCTCACATTATCTGAAACTTGGGATGAATCTGGTGTTGGTTTAGTAGAAGGAGATGAAGAACAAGACTTGAAACACACGTATCACTCTGATTCTTACAAAACCTCAACTTCAAGAAAGACTTTAACCCCTCAGCAAGATTCCCATGTCTACACCATGTCAGACGCTCTCAGATCCCCACCACCGTTACATTTCTACACAACCGGTAGAAGTAACTGTGGTGGCTCGGTTGATTTTAGATCGGTCTCTTCTTGCAACGAGTACAAACAAAGAGGTTTTGATACCAAGAGCTTGAAGAGCTCTAATCTTGTTGTGCCCTTGACGGATTCTCACTCCGTTGTTGTTGCTTCTCAGACAAGGAACCGTGGAGGTAGAGTGATGTCTTGGTTGTTCCCCAAGTTAAAGAGGAAGCAAAAGAGTAGTAACTCAATCTTTAACTCTCCTAGTAGAACCGAGAGATCAGAAGAGGTTTCTCATGAGGTGTTGAAAGACTCTGGTTCTTCTGGTGTCGAGAAGCTAAAGAGAGAGTTGATGGAAGCAAACAGAAGCAGAGACGCTGCGTTAACGCAAGTTGAAGAGATGAAATCTTCTTTAGGAGAGTTCAACGAGAAGCTTCAGTACTTGGAAAGTTACTGTGACAGTTTAAAGAAAGCTTTGAGACAAGCAACTGAAGTAGTGTCACAAGAGAATAGTAACAAAGCAGTGAAGAAGACGAACTCAGAGATGCCAGTGAGTGAAGAGGTGATGGTTGAAGGGTTCTTGCAGATCGTATCCGAATCAAGATTATCGATAAAGCAGTTCTTGAAAACATTAGTCACAGAGATAGACGAAGAAGACACGACTCTAATGAGTAACCTCAACGCTCTCCTTCAACCATACAACTTATCATTCACCTCAAAGTACTCCAAGATCATTCAGTACCACTTAGAATCCATCATAAGCCAAACAATATACCAAGACTTCGAGAACTGCGTCTTCCAAAAGAACGGTAAGCCCAAACTACTCGATCCAGAACAAGAACGTCAAGCTAACTTCTCATCGTTTGCTTCCTTGAGAAACTTGAGCTGGAACGAGGTTTTGAAGAAGGGAACAAAATACTACAGCGAGGAGTTCAGTAGCTTCTGCGACGAGAAGATGAGTTTGATCATTACAACGTTGAAGTGGACTAGGCCTTGGTCTGAACAAATGCTTCAAGCGTTCTTTGTAGCTGCGAAATGTGTATGGCTGCTTCATTTGCTTGCCTTCTCGTTTAGGCCAGCGTTAGGGATCTTGAGGGTGGAAGAGAACAGAGTGTTTGAGTCGAGTTATATGGAAGATATGGGTGGAGGAGATCGAGAGAGGATGCAGAGATCATCAGCGTCACGTGGACAAGGGCGGGTTAAGGTTATGGTGATGCCAGGGTTTTATATTCAAGATAGGGTTTTAAGATGTAAGGTTCTTTGCAGGTACAAGTCATTAGGGTGA
- the LOC103846621 gene encoding UDP-glycosyltransferase 92A1, whose translation MADVKPKSLNIVMFPFMAQGHIIPFVSLALRLEKMIKKNKNREDNLILSLVNTPLNMPKLRSKLPPDSSITLIELPFNSSDHGLPHDAENFDSLPYSLVISLLEASRSLREPFRDLITKILREGDDVVVVGDFFLGWIGEVCKEVGVSSFIFSASGAFGLGCYRSIWLHLPHKETEQDQFLLHDFQEAGEIEKTQLNYFMLEADGSDEWSVFMKKNLPGWSDFDGFLFNTVEEIDHIGLSYFRKITGGKPVWPVGPVLPDAGSRSTDEDVKAWLDSKPDHSVVYVCFGSMNSISQTHMLELAMALESSEKNFIWVVRPPMGVEANKDFDVKEYLPEGFEERIKKSRRGVIVKKWAPQVDILSHKATCVFLSHCGWNSILESLSYGVPLLGWPMAGEQFFNSILMEKHVGVSVEVARGKRCDIKCDEIVSKIKLVMEEESEVGREVRKKAKEVKELVRRAMDDGVNGSSVIGLGEFISHATVKNEKS comes from the coding sequence ATGGCAGACGTTAAACCTAAAAGTCTGAATATTGTCATGTTTCCTTTCATGGCACAAGGCCATATCATCCCTTTTGTTTCTTTAGCCCTTCGTTTAGAGAAGatgatcaagaagaacaagaacagAGAAGACAACCTCATCCTCTCTCTTGTCAACACTCCTTTGAACATGCCCAAACTACGTTCCAAACTTCCTCCTGACTCCTCGATAACACTCATCGAGTTGCCTTTCAACAGCTCCGACCACGGCCTCCCTCACGACGCCGAGAATTTCGACTCTCTCCCTTACTCTCTCGTCATCAGCCTCCTCGAAGCTTCAAGATCCCTCCGTGAGCCCTTTCGAGACTTGATCACTAAGATCTTGAGAGAAGGAGATGATGTTGTGGTGGTTGGAGATTTCTTCTTGGGCTGGATCGGTGAGGTTTGCAAAGAGGTTGGTGTTTCTTCGTTTATCTTTAGCGCTTCTGGTGCTTTTGGGTTAGGTTGTTATAGATCCATTTGGCTTCACTTGCCGCACAAAGAAACCGAACAAGATCAGTTTCTATTACATGATTTTCAAGAAGCAGGGGAGATTGAGAAGACTCAGTTGAACTACTTCATGTTAGAAGCTGACGGAAGCGATGAATGGTCGGTTTTCATGAAGAAAAATCTGCCAGGATGGTCTGATTTCGATGGATTCTTGTTCAATACGGTTGAGGAAATAGATCACATCGGTTTGTCTTACTTTCGTAAAATAACCGGTGGTAAACCGGTTTGGCCGGTCGGACCGGTTTTACCCGATGCTGGCTCGAGGTCGACAGATGAAGATGTGAAGGCATGGCTTGACTCAAAACCGGATCATTCGGTGGTCTACGTGTGTTTTGGTTCGATGAACTCTATTTCTCAAACTCACATGTTGGAGCTGGCTATGGCGTTAGAGAGTAGCGAGAAGAACTTCATATGGGTGGTGCGGCCACCAATGGGCGTGGAGGCGAATAAAGACTTTGATGTGAAAGAGTATTTACCGGAAGGGTTTGAAGAAAGAATCAAGAAATCAAGAAGAGGAGTGATTGTGAAGAAATGGGCGCCACAGGTTGATATATTGTCACACAAGGCAACATGTGTGTTTTTGAGTCATTGTGGTTGGAACTCGATACTCGAGTCGCTTAGCTACGGTGTGCCATTGCTCGGATGGCCTATGGCGGGGGAGCAGTTCTTTAATTCGATATTGATGGAGAAACATGTTGGGGTATCGGTTGAGGTGGCGCGTGGTAAGAGGTGTGATATCAAATGTGATGAGATTGTTTCTAAGATCAAGCTGGTGATGGAGGAGGAGAGTGAGGTAGGGAGAGAGGTTAGGAAGAAGGCTAAAGAGGTGAAGGAGTTAGTAAGGAGAGCGATGGATGATGGAGTTAATGGCTCTTCTGTTATTGGTCTGGGAGAGTTTATTAGCCATGCAACGGTCAAGAACGAGAAGAGTTAA
- the LOC103846622 gene encoding uncharacterized protein LOC103846622, with protein sequence MRCSWPTRFTFLMVLTVVIAMIAVAYGYSSVSSSNHKFPHYKYKAPLPPTTYSPYRYFSPPPPPPVTDSDSAAYAQ encoded by the coding sequence ATGAGATGTTCATGGCCGACACGCTTCACCTTCTTGATGGTCCTCACAGTCGTCATCGCCATGATTGCCGTGGCTTATGGATATTCATCTGTTTCTTCATCAAACCATAAGTTTCCTCATTACAAGTACAAAGCCCCACTTCCTCCAACGACTTATTCTCCTTACCGTTACTTCTCCCCGCCTCCACCTCCTCCGGTTACAGATTCAGATTCTGCAGCTTATGCTCAATGA
- the LOC103846624 gene encoding transcription factor MYB46, with translation MFKTKQHIIYYIIEIKKEEWFSYQNCKQTIQPSLSSPSSLSLHQVFSLFSLYYKNKLHSFTSINRASRKIKRKLNKNKMRKPEVAAVAATHQVQKTKKGLWSPEEDSKLMQYMISNGQGCWSDVAKNAGLQRCGKSCRLRWINYLRPDLKRGAFSPHEEDLIIRFHSILGNRWSQIAARLPGRTDNEIKNFWNSTIKKRLKKMSDTSNLVNNSSSSPNASDSSSNSSSSLEFKDIIGSFMSFQEQGFINPSLTNIPTTNNLFTTPHMFSHSFNEDFTPCVDGLYGVNTGLQGELYPPLECEEGDWYKAEINNHLDDVNTNGAGNVPESMRMEECWDLDQLMNTEVPSFYFNFNFKQNI, from the exons atgtttaaAACAAAGCAACACATCATATATTATATCATAGAGATTAAAAAGGAGGAATGGTTTTCTTACCAGAATTGTAAGCAAACTATACAACCTTCCCtttcatcaccatcatcattatCCCTTCATCAAgtcttctctcttttctctctctattataaaaacaaacttCACTCGTTCACATCAATTAATCGAGCCTCGAGAAAGATTAAGAGAAAactcaacaaaaacaaaatgaggAAACCAGAGGTAGCAGCAGTTGCAGCCACTCATCAAGTACAGAAGACGAAGAAGGGACTTTGGTCTCCAGAGGAAGACTCAAAGCTGATGCAATATATGATAAGCAATGGGCAAGGATGTTGGAGCGATGTCGCTAAAAACGCAGGCCTTCAGCGATGCGGCAAAAGCTGCCGTCTTCGTTGGATCAACTATCTTCGCCCTGACCTTAAGCGTGGCGCTTTCTCTCCTCATGAAGAGGATCTCATCATTCGTTTTCATTCCATTCTCGGCAACAG GTGGTCTCAGATTGCAGCACGATTGCCTGGTCGGACCGACAATGAGATCAAGAATTTTTGGAACTCAACAATAAAGAAAAGGCTAAAGAAGATGTCTGATACATCCAACCTCGTCAACAACTCATCCTCATCACCCAACGCAAGCGATTCGTCTTCAAATTCGTCCTCTTCTTTGGAGTTTAAAGACATTATAGGAAGCTTCATGTCCTTTCAAGAACAGGGATTCATCAACCCCTCTTTGACCAACATACCAACAACCAACAATCTATTCACAACGCCACACATGTTCAGCCACTCGTTTAATGAAGATTTCACCCCTTGTGTAGATGGTTTATATGGAGTTAACACAGGGCTACAAGGGGAACTCTACCCACCTTTGGAATGTGAAGAAGGTGATTGGTACAAGGCAGAAATTAACAACCATTTAGACGATGTGAACACTAATGGAGCCGGAAACGTGCCAGAGAGTATGAGAATGGAAGAATGTTGGGACCTTGACCAGTTGATGAACACTGAGGTTCCTTCTTTTTACTTCAACTTCAACTTCAAACAGAACATATGA
- the LOC103846625 gene encoding dicarboxylate transporter 1, chloroplastic, with translation MASLALSGSCSLAFPLKSRSLLLPRPPSSLNLLKKPLRSTDSRFSSVKSPLHIALTKRSTLVKASSASSPAPVAPAPWQGAAIKPLLASIATGVIIWFLPVPEGVTRSAWQLLAIFLATIVGIITQPLPLGAVALLGLGASVLTKTLTFAAAFSAFGDPIPWLIALAFFFARGFIKTGLGNRVAYQFVRLFGSSSLGLGYSLVFSEALLAPAIPSVSARAGGIFLPLVKSLCVACGSNVGDGTEHRLGAWLMLTCFQTSVISSSMFLTAMAANPLSANLAFNTIKQTIGWTDWAKAAIVPGIVSLIVVPFLLYLIYPPTVKSSPDAPKLAQEKLDKMGPMSKNELIMAATLFLTVGLWIFGAKLSVDAVTAAILGLSVLLVTGVVTWKECLAESVAWDTLTWFAALIAMAGYLNKYGLIEWFSQTVVKFVGGLGLSWQLSFGILVLLYFYTHYFFASGAAHIGAMFTAFLSVSTALGTPPYFAALVLAFLSNLMGGLTHYGIGSAPIFYGANYVPLSKWWGYGFLISIVNILIWLGVGGAWWKFIGLW, from the exons ATGGCTTCTCTCGCTCTCTCCGGCTCCTGCTCCCTCGCCTTCCCCCTCAAATCTCGCTCCCTCCTCCTCCCTCGTCCTCCCTCCTCTCTCAATCTGCTGAAAAAACCTCTCCGATCTACCGATTCACGCTTCTCCTCAGTGAAATCTCCACTTCACATCGCTCTCACCAAGAGATCGACTCTCGTCAAAGCCTCTTCCGCCTCCTCTCCGGCTCCCGTAGCTCCGGCGCCGTGGCAAGGAGCAGCGATTAAGCCTCTCCTCGCGTCGATCGCCACCGGCGTGATCATATGGTTCCTCCCCGTCCCCGAGGGAGTCACGCGCAGCGCGTGGCAGCTACTCGCGatcttcctcgccaccatcgtcgGCATCATCACGCAGCCGCTCCCGCTCGGCGCCGTGGCGCTACTAGGACTCGGAGCTTCCGTCCTCACCAAAACCCTAACGTTCGCCGCCGCCTTCTCCGCCTTCGGAGACCCCATCCCCTGGCTCATCGCCCTCGCCTTCTTCTTCGCCCGCGGCTTCATCAAGACCGGCCTCGGCAACCGCGTCGCTTACCAGTTCGTCAGGCTCTTCGGGAGCTCCTCGCTAGGACTCGGCTACAGCCTCGTCTTCAGCGAGGCTCTCCTAGCTCCCGCGATCCCCTCCGTCTCGGCTCGCGCCGGAGGGATCTTCCTCCCTTTGGTGAAGTCTCTCTGCGTGGCGTGCGGTAGCAACGTCGGGGACGGGACCGAGCACAGGCTTGGGGCGTGGCTGATGCTCACTTGTTTCCAGACGTCGGTGATCTCTTCGTCTATGTTCTTGACGGCGATGGCGGCGAATCCGTTGAGCGCGAACTTGGCGTTTAACACGATTAAGCAGACGATTGGGTGGACTGATTGGGCGAAAGCTGCGATTGTGCCGGGGATTGTGTCGTTGATTGTTGTTCCGTTTCTTTTGTATCTTATCTATCCGCCGACGGTGAAGAGCAGCCCTGATGCTCCCAAGCTGGCTCAGGAGAAGCTTGATAAGATGGGGCCTATGTCCAAGAACGAGTTGATTATGGCCGCCACTTTGTTTCTCACT GTTGGTCTTTGGATTTTTGGAGCTAAGCTGAGTGTAGATGCTGTGACTGCAGCTATTCTTGGATTATCGGTGCTTCTTGTGACAGGTGTTGTCACATGGAAAGAGTGCTTAGCTGAGTCAGTCGCATGGGACACACTCACTTGGTTCGCTGCTCTCATTGCAATGGCGGGTTATCTTAACAAATACGGTCTCATTGAATGGTTCAGCCAGACCGTAGTCAAG TTTGTGGGAGGATTGGGTTTGTCGTGGCAACTATCGTTTGGAATCCTCGTCCTCTTGTACTTCTACACTCACTACTTCTTTGCGAGTGGAGCTGCTCACATCGGGGCTATGTTCACCGCCTTTTTGTCTGTCTCAACAGCTCTAGGCACTCCACCTTACTTTGCAGCCTTGGTTCTTGCATTCCTCTCGAACCTGATGGGAGGACTGACCCACTACGGTATCGGGTCTGCGCCCATCTTCTACGGGGCTAACTACGTGCCGCTGTCCAAATGGTGGGGATATGGATTCTTGATCTCAATAGTCAACATTCTTATCTGGCTTGGTGTAGGTGGGGCTTGGTGGAAGTTCATTGGCTTGTGGTGA